One genomic window of Pelmatolapia mariae isolate MD_Pm_ZW linkage group LG5, Pm_UMD_F_2, whole genome shotgun sequence includes the following:
- the LOC134627566 gene encoding uncharacterized protein LOC134627566, which produces MTKASTTEKNTLRVIIKQHHTENSSADREELEFEIAKQCPKAFHQIAYSTAKTTIRCDYPEDKYKSWIKFFCKGNNFSCEDSLSTKPYPKSSRTFTLSNISHGFNMSISNVSSQDDGISDVGIVLIIITGLVFLVVFILVYKRISFSKNRGANAALQHAKELKDCTYEEIQERPQQPDQPENALTSIYVTASIPTDVAASPHYDSINFQSCSDKAGGEALKPSSSACEYSTLTLSKCPTNPTITQPSRPAEENLYSGPAAALFPSRHLDPLSH; this is translated from the exons ATGACTAAGGCTTCAACAACTGAGAAAAACACTCTCAGAGTGATCATTAAGCAACATCACACTGAGAATTCATCAGCTGACAGAGAGGAATTAGAATTTGAAATTG caaaacaaTGCCCAAAAGCATTTCATCAAATTGCGTACAGTACAGCTAAAACCACCATCAGATGTGATTATCCAGAAGACAAATACAAGTCGTGGATCAAGTTTTTCTGCAAAGGGAATAATTTCTCCTGCGAGGACAGTTTATCAACAAAACCTTATCCAAAGTCAAGCAGGACATTCACTCTCTCAAACATCAGCCACGGCTTCAATATGTCCATCAGTAATGTGTCCTCTCAGGATGATG GCATTTCTGACGTGGGAATTGTTCTAATCATAATAACCGGGTTGGTGTTTCTGGTCGTTTTCATCCTTGTCTACAAAC GAATCTCCTTTTCAAAAAACAGAGGAGCTAATGCAGCATTGCAACATGCCAAAGAG ttgAAGGACTGTACGTATGAGGAGATACAGGAGCGCCCCCAGCAACCAGACCAGCCAGAAAATGCACTGACCTCAATTTATGTCACTGCTAGCATTCCCACAGATGTAGCTGCCTCACCACATTACGATAGCATCAACTTTCAAAGCTGCTCTGACAAAGCTGGTGGTGAGGCGCTGAAACCCAGCTCCTCTGCCTGCGAATATTCTACTTTGACATTAAGCAAATGTCCAACCAACCCGACAATCACTCAACCATCCAGACCAGCAGAGGAGAATCTCTACTCA GGCCCAGCTGCCGCTCTTTTCCCCAGTCGGCACCTGGACCCACTCAGCCATTAA